The bacterium HR17 genome has a window encoding:
- the trpC gene encoding Indole-3-glycerol phosphate synthase, with protein MNLLQRIVAVKRDEIAQRQREYPLAALLARLKSALPIRPFGAMLKRSPDTPMRLIAELKKASPSKGIFRDDFDAAAFLRAYERSPASALSILTDTPFFQGRLDFLPLARQLTTKPLLRKDFLIDAYQLFEARVYGADAVLLIVAALTPAQLHELLSLTRELGMDALVEVHTETELETALNAGATLIGINNRDLTTFAVDLTTTLRLRPLIPDGCVVVSESGIETPEQVRRLADAGVDAILVGETLIRSDDPVAKAKALLGL; from the coding sequence ATGAACCTTTTGCAGCGAATCGTAGCGGTGAAGCGTGACGAAATTGCCCAGCGGCAGCGGGAATATCCGCTCGCTGCGCTTTTAGCGCGGCTCAAGAGCGCCCTACCCATCCGACCGTTTGGGGCGATGTTGAAGCGCAGCCCTGACACGCCGATGCGGTTGATTGCCGAACTGAAAAAGGCATCGCCGTCTAAAGGTATTTTCCGCGACGATTTTGACGCCGCCGCGTTTTTGCGGGCGTATGAGCGATCTCCTGCGAGCGCGTTGTCTATTTTGACCGACACGCCCTTTTTCCAAGGCCGTTTAGACTTTTTGCCGCTGGCGCGCCAACTGACGACCAAGCCGCTATTGCGCAAGGACTTTTTGATAGACGCCTATCAACTGTTTGAGGCACGGGTTTACGGTGCCGATGCGGTGCTGCTTATCGTGGCGGCGCTGACGCCAGCCCAATTGCACGAGTTGCTGAGCCTGACCCGCGAGTTGGGCATGGACGCGTTGGTGGAAGTTCACACCGAAACCGAACTGGAAACGGCGCTCAACGCCGGTGCGACCCTCATCGGGATCAACAACCGCGACCTAACGACTTTCGCCGTTGACCTAACGACGACTTTGCGGTTGCGCCCGCTCATCCCTGACGGATGCGTCGTCGTCAGCGAAAGCGGCATTGAAACGCCTGAACAAGTGCGCCGGTTAGCCGACGCGGGCGTGGACGCAATTTTGGTCGGCGAAACACTCATCCGCAGCGATGACCCTGTCGCCAAAGCCAAAGCGTTGTTGGGTTTGTGA
- the ywlF gene encoding Putative sugar phosphate isomerase YwlF produces MATKRVIVGADDVYPAAQAACDYLRAKGFEVVPVGALLTGSVEPWTDVALEVARRVVQGEADFGVVVCYTGTGVSIAANKVRGARAALCNDAKTAEGARKWNDANILAMSGRLVTPEVAREILDAWLSVNEIDLTEAQNIAKLKAWDEQR; encoded by the coding sequence ATGGCGACCAAGCGGGTGATCGTTGGTGCCGACGATGTTTACCCTGCCGCTCAGGCGGCGTGCGATTACTTGCGGGCGAAGGGTTTTGAGGTCGTGCCTGTCGGTGCGCTGCTCACAGGCAGCGTTGAGCCTTGGACGGATGTCGCATTGGAAGTGGCGCGGCGGGTCGTTCAAGGTGAAGCGGATTTCGGTGTCGTCGTCTGTTACACGGGCACGGGTGTGTCCATCGCCGCCAACAAGGTGCGGGGCGCTCGCGCCGCCTTGTGCAACGATGCCAAGACTGCAGAAGGCGCCCGCAAGTGGAACGACGCCAACATTTTGGCGATGAGCGGGCGCCTGGTGACGCCCGAAGTGGCGCGGGAGATTTTGGACGCGTGGCTGTCCGTGAACGAAATTGACCTGACGGAAGCGCAAAACATCGCCAAACTGAAGGCGTGGGACGAACAGCGTTGA
- the fabG_5 gene encoding 3-oxoacyl-[acyl-carrier-protein] reductase FabG — MDLGLQGKIAVVTGGTKGIGWATAAWLAREGAQVAICARTTSDLERAAEEIAAATARRPFAMPCDVTDDEQVQRFFTAVLERFGTVHILVNNAGRAQPGHFDELTWQQWQDDLNVKLYAHIRCIKAVLPTMKAQRWGRIINMNSILGKQPSAAAICTSTWRAACIAFTKALADELAPYNITVNSVNLGTIVSDQLERRRQRVAPHLTLEEFADKTAKEMGIPLGRLGRPEEVAALVCFLASEHAGYITGAAVNIDGGAARFV, encoded by the coding sequence ATGGACTTGGGCTTGCAGGGTAAAATCGCCGTCGTAACAGGAGGCACGAAAGGCATCGGTTGGGCGACAGCGGCATGGCTCGCCCGCGAAGGGGCACAAGTGGCAATTTGCGCCCGCACCACGAGCGACTTAGAACGCGCCGCCGAGGAAATCGCCGCCGCAACAGCACGACGCCCGTTTGCGATGCCGTGCGATGTCACGGACGACGAACAGGTGCAGCGTTTTTTCACCGCCGTGCTGGAGCGCTTCGGCACGGTGCACATCCTCGTCAACAACGCGGGGCGGGCGCAACCGGGGCACTTTGACGAGTTGACTTGGCAGCAGTGGCAGGACGACCTGAATGTGAAACTTTACGCCCACATCCGTTGCATCAAGGCTGTGCTGCCTACGATGAAGGCGCAACGGTGGGGGCGCATCATTAACATGAACAGCATTTTGGGCAAGCAACCCAGCGCCGCCGCGATTTGCACCAGCACTTGGCGCGCCGCGTGCATCGCGTTCACAAAAGCGCTGGCAGATGAGTTAGCCCCCTACAACATCACGGTCAACAGCGTCAACTTGGGCACCATCGTCAGCGACCAGTTGGAGCGACGGCGCCAACGCGTTGCTCCGCACCTGACGCTGGAAGAGTTTGCAGACAAGACAGCAAAGGAGATGGGCATCCCGCTGGGGCGGTTGGGACGACCCGAAGAGGTGGCGGCGCTCGTGTGCTTCCTTGCGTCGGAGCATGCAGGCTACATTACTGGCGCCGCCGTCAACATTGACGGCGGCGCCGCTCGGTTCGTGTGA
- the trpD gene encoding Anthranilate phosphoribosyltransferase gives MSALLDALRKVVNRENLTQEAAKAAMGVIMRGEATPAQIAAFLVALRMKGETVAEISGFAEAMKESAVKVDTKRRPVVDTCGTGGDRIKTFNVSTAAAFVVAGAGVTVAKHGNRSVTSKAGSADVLEALGFNLQMPPERAKQALDDIGVAFLFAPNFHPAMKHAAGPRREIGLRTVFNLLGPIVNPCPLDGQVVGVYDGALTTVVARVLANLGVRRGFVVHSLDGMDELSVTSATQVSAVRDNEVHTFVIFPEDLGFQRTDPRELEGGTPQENAQLLRAILSGEVKGAKRDVVVLNAATAIAAAGVVDDIKDAIPIAEEAIDSGAALRKLEALIAFSQKVAR, from the coding sequence GTGAGCGCCTTGCTGGATGCCTTACGGAAAGTCGTCAACCGCGAAAACTTGACGCAAGAAGCAGCCAAAGCGGCGATGGGTGTCATCATGCGTGGGGAGGCAACGCCCGCCCAAATCGCGGCGTTTTTGGTGGCGCTGCGCATGAAGGGCGAAACGGTCGCTGAGATCTCGGGCTTCGCCGAAGCGATGAAGGAAAGCGCTGTCAAAGTGGACACAAAGCGCCGCCCCGTCGTAGACACCTGTGGGACGGGTGGCGACCGCATCAAAACCTTCAATGTGTCCACTGCCGCTGCCTTCGTCGTGGCTGGCGCGGGCGTGACTGTCGCCAAGCACGGCAATCGGTCCGTCACCAGCAAAGCAGGCAGCGCCGATGTTTTGGAGGCGCTGGGCTTCAACCTGCAAATGCCCCCAGAACGGGCAAAACAGGCGTTAGACGACATCGGGGTTGCGTTCCTGTTTGCGCCCAACTTTCATCCCGCCATGAAGCACGCAGCGGGACCGCGCCGCGAAATTGGGCTGCGGACGGTGTTCAATTTGCTCGGTCCGATCGTCAATCCGTGCCCGTTGGATGGGCAAGTCGTAGGCGTATACGACGGCGCGTTGACGACCGTCGTCGCCCGGGTGCTGGCGAACTTAGGTGTGCGGCGGGGGTTTGTCGTGCACAGTTTGGACGGCATGGACGAATTGTCCGTCACGAGTGCGACACAAGTGAGCGCCGTGCGAGACAACGAGGTGCACACCTTCGTCATTTTCCCCGAAGATCTCGGTTTTCAACGGACTGACCCACGCGAATTGGAGGGGGGCACCCCGCAAGAGAACGCGCAATTGCTGCGGGCGATCCTGAGCGGTGAAGTTAAGGGCGCAAAACGCGATGTCGTCGTTTTGAACGCTGCCACCGCTATCGCGGCAGCGGGCGTTGTGGACGATATCAAAGACGCCATCCCCATCGCTGAAGAAGCCATTGACAGCGGGGCTGCCCTGCGGAAACTGGAGGCGCTCATTGCGTTCTCGCAAAAAGTCGCCCGTTGA
- the afr_9 gene encoding 1,5-anhydro-D-fructose reductase: protein MARLGVCVVGLGWMGRVHCEALASLGEQVALFVCSRDAGKAKEFADRFNAVAWFTDYRHALQDDRVEVVDICLPHDLHLPYALQAFDADKHVLTEKPMARTLDEARQMVQTARQRSKLLAVAENMRTYAHCVRAQQLVYDGAIGEPFFVQVNHFAYYVPQGWRQPLASSGGGSLIDVGHHYVDLAVMLGGRVRTVFATTHRKTVTDIEGEDTAIMHLLYANGATGHLVTSFGMPGTPVAPLFLVAGTEGSVYYEQHGRGLVWHRKGRDPEVVLPPPAMSGRDWWEETIREGVRAFVQGASEGREQPLSADDGLHDMAVIDAGYRSAQTGQPVRVEV from the coding sequence ATGGCACGGTTAGGCGTTTGTGTTGTGGGTTTGGGTTGGATGGGACGCGTCCATTGCGAGGCGTTGGCGTCCCTCGGTGAGCAGGTGGCGTTGTTCGTCTGCAGCCGCGACGCTGGAAAGGCAAAGGAATTTGCCGACCGGTTTAACGCTGTCGCGTGGTTCACCGATTACCGACACGCCTTGCAAGACGACCGCGTTGAAGTCGTGGACATCTGTTTGCCCCACGATTTGCATCTGCCTTACGCCCTGCAAGCCTTTGATGCCGACAAGCATGTGTTGACCGAGAAGCCGATGGCACGCACCTTGGACGAAGCCCGCCAAATGGTGCAAACGGCGCGTCAGCGCAGCAAGTTGCTGGCGGTCGCCGAAAACATGCGCACTTATGCCCACTGCGTTCGGGCGCAACAGTTGGTCTACGATGGCGCTATCGGTGAGCCCTTTTTTGTGCAGGTCAACCACTTCGCCTACTATGTGCCGCAAGGGTGGCGGCAACCGTTGGCGTCGTCCGGCGGCGGGTCGCTCATTGATGTCGGGCACCACTATGTAGACCTCGCCGTCATGCTGGGTGGACGCGTTCGCACCGTCTTCGCCACCACGCACCGCAAAACCGTCACGGACATTGAGGGTGAAGACACCGCCATCATGCACCTCCTTTACGCCAACGGGGCGACAGGACACTTGGTCACGAGTTTCGGGATGCCCGGAACACCTGTCGCTCCCTTGTTCCTCGTCGCGGGCACGGAGGGTAGCGTCTATTACGAACAACACGGGCGCGGTTTGGTCTGGCACCGCAAGGGGCGCGACCCCGAAGTCGTTTTGCCCCCGCCAGCGATGAGCGGGCGGGATTGGTGGGAGGAAACGATCCGTGAAGGCGTTCGCGCCTTCGTGCAAGGTGCATCAGAGGGCAGGGAACAACCGCTGAGCGCTGACGACGGCTTGCACGATATGGCGGTCATTGACGCTGGTTACCGTTCCGCACAAACAGGGCAACCTGTCCGTGTGGAAGTGTGA
- the khtT gene encoding K(+)/H(+) antiporter subunit KhtT, with the protein MRVREVELPGVGKKFVLTLHSGDELVIVAHLTGTRELFLFPQGAEEPSAVIALSDAEAREVAMILGGAVYEPTPLSQAEMVLSGLVIEWLTVAPRSPLAGRSIAQLQIRKRTGVSVIAIQRGTQIIPNPDPSEQLQVGDLLLLVGTGQQMRQFQKVFEVAPDQ; encoded by the coding sequence ATGAGAGTGCGCGAAGTGGAGTTACCTGGTGTCGGCAAAAAGTTCGTGCTGACGCTGCACAGCGGCGACGAATTGGTCATCGTCGCCCACCTGACGGGTACGCGGGAGTTATTTCTGTTTCCGCAGGGTGCCGAAGAACCAAGCGCTGTCATCGCCCTCTCAGACGCCGAAGCACGGGAAGTGGCGATGATTTTGGGCGGAGCGGTTTATGAGCCGACGCCGCTGTCACAAGCGGAAATGGTGCTCAGCGGGTTGGTGATTGAATGGCTGACAGTGGCACCACGCTCGCCGCTGGCGGGGCGTTCCATTGCCCAACTGCAAATCCGTAAGCGGACGGGTGTTTCGGTCATTGCTATCCAGCGCGGAACGCAAATCATTCCCAACCCCGACCCGTCGGAGCAGCTGCAGGTCGGCGACCTGTTGTTGCTGGTCGGCACAGGGCAACAGATGCGGCAGTTCCAAAAAGTTTTTGAGGTGGCACCTGACCAATGA
- the uvrB gene encoding UvrABC system protein B, translating to MSGFRLVTDLVPKGDQPKAIRQLLEGLRKGYRFQTLIGVTGSGKTFTIANVIAQWNKPALIICHNKTLAAQLCAELRQLFPHNAVEYFVSFYDYYQPEAYIPQTDTYIEKDCDINDEIDRLRHAATQAVSTRRDVIVVASVSCIYGLGSPELYQEMTLTLERGKSYDLRRILHKLVDLYFARNDYELERGTFRLRGDVLEIRPSYEEMVYRIEFFGDEVDSITVIDPLTGEVMERKEAVVIYPASHYVCTRERLERALKSIEQELQEQLEKFRREGKLLEAQRLEQRVRYDLELLRETGYCKGIENYSRHFDGRKPGEPPYTLIDYFPKDFLLIIDECHQTIPQLRAMYEGEMSRKRNLVEFGWRLPSAYDHRPLKFDEFWERINQCIFMSATPSEWELSVSEQVVEQIVRPTGLLDPEVEVRPTKGQIEDLIGEIKKRVEKGQRVLVTTLTKRTAEDLTAFLIELGIKAHYLHHDIEAIERTEILRDLRLGNYDVLVGINLLREGLDLPEVSLVAILDADKEGFLRSYTSLIQIMGRAARHGEGKVIMYADTLTDSMRKAIEETNRRRRIQEEFNRKHKIKPQSVRKPVYDAYLPVPSIMERRASYQVGTGSAERVAGEVPPLDEIPFVIKRLEKEMHEAAKRLEFERAAELRDRIRYLRGILHGETAQVKQKDASTYPSLSGRSRRRR from the coding sequence ATGAGCGGCTTCCGACTCGTGACCGACTTGGTGCCCAAGGGCGATCAGCCTAAAGCCATCCGCCAGTTGCTGGAGGGGCTACGGAAGGGCTACCGCTTCCAGACGCTCATCGGCGTGACGGGAAGCGGCAAGACCTTCACCATCGCCAATGTCATCGCTCAGTGGAACAAACCGGCGCTAATTATCTGCCACAACAAGACGCTGGCGGCACAACTGTGTGCCGAGTTGCGCCAACTGTTTCCTCACAACGCCGTTGAATACTTCGTCAGTTTCTACGACTACTACCAACCTGAAGCCTACATCCCTCAAACCGACACCTACATTGAAAAGGACTGTGACATCAACGACGAAATTGACCGTCTCCGCCACGCAGCCACGCAAGCAGTTTCAACGCGTCGCGATGTTATCGTCGTTGCATCGGTCTCGTGCATTTACGGTCTCGGTTCTCCTGAACTTTACCAAGAGATGACCCTGACTTTGGAGCGGGGCAAATCTTACGATTTGCGACGAATTCTGCACAAACTCGTTGACCTTTATTTCGCCCGAAACGATTACGAACTGGAGCGAGGCACTTTCAGGCTGCGGGGCGATGTGCTTGAAATCCGACCTTCTTACGAAGAGATGGTCTACCGAATTGAGTTTTTCGGTGACGAGGTTGACAGTATCACCGTTATTGACCCACTAACGGGTGAAGTGATGGAGCGGAAGGAAGCCGTCGTCATCTACCCAGCGAGCCACTATGTTTGCACCCGTGAGAGGTTGGAACGAGCCCTCAAGTCCATTGAACAGGAGCTGCAAGAGCAACTGGAAAAGTTTCGGCGTGAAGGCAAGTTGTTGGAAGCGCAGCGGTTAGAGCAAAGGGTCCGTTACGACCTTGAGTTGTTGCGGGAGACGGGTTACTGCAAGGGTATTGAAAACTACTCCCGCCACTTTGACGGGCGCAAGCCCGGCGAACCGCCTTACACGCTCATTGACTACTTCCCGAAAGATTTTTTGCTCATCATTGATGAGTGCCATCAAACGATCCCGCAATTGCGGGCGATGTATGAGGGCGAGATGAGCCGAAAGCGAAACCTCGTGGAGTTCGGTTGGCGATTGCCCAGCGCCTACGACCACAGACCTCTCAAGTTTGACGAATTTTGGGAGCGCATCAACCAATGCATCTTCATGTCGGCGACACCAAGCGAATGGGAACTTTCCGTCAGCGAGCAAGTTGTGGAGCAAATCGTTCGCCCAACAGGTTTGCTTGACCCTGAAGTTGAAGTCCGACCGACGAAAGGGCAAATTGAAGACTTGATCGGCGAAATCAAAAAGCGAGTTGAAAAAGGGCAGCGGGTTTTGGTCACAACATTGACGAAACGAACCGCCGAGGACTTAACGGCATTTTTGATTGAGTTGGGCATCAAAGCTCACTACTTGCACCACGACATTGAAGCCATTGAGCGAACCGAGATTTTGCGCGATTTGCGGTTGGGCAATTACGATGTGCTCGTTGGCATCAACTTGCTCCGAGAAGGGTTGGACTTGCCTGAAGTAAGTTTGGTGGCGATTTTGGATGCGGATAAGGAAGGCTTCTTGCGCTCCTACACCTCGCTTATCCAGATCATGGGACGGGCTGCCCGGCATGGGGAAGGTAAAGTCATCATGTATGCCGACACGCTCACGGACAGTATGCGCAAGGCGATTGAGGAGACAAACCGCCGTCGGCGCATTCAGGAAGAGTTCAACCGCAAGCACAAAATCAAACCCCAGAGCGTGCGAAAGCCCGTTTACGACGCCTATCTGCCCGTCCCATCCATCATGGAGCGACGCGCCTCCTATCAAGTCGGGACAGGAAGTGCAGAACGAGTAGCGGGTGAAGTCCCACCTCTTGACGAAATTCCGTTCGTTATCAAACGGTTGGAGAAGGAAATGCACGAAGCGGCAAAACGGTTGGAGTTTGAGCGGGCTGCGGAACTGCGCGACCGCATCCGCTACCTGCGCGGTATCCTGCATGGTGAAACGGCTCAAGTTAAGCAAAAGGATGCATCAACCTACCCGTCACTGTCAGGTCGGTCGCGACGGAGGCGATAG
- the mshD_3 gene encoding Mycothiol acetyltransferase, with protein MQSLLDLESGVAVTLKNGERVLVRRFRRSDGKALLQFFTEGLSPESQRLYSLQPLDAQLVNWVVSEADAPDILRLVALQGEAIVGYAYWRQQIFKRAMPLLSIAVADAYQGLGLGTALMTLLIEGARLKGMEGLELHVFKHNHRAIALYRKLGFKVVGDTDEGRQWVMVMQFYHKRR; from the coding sequence ATGCAGTCGTTATTGGACTTGGAGTCGGGTGTTGCGGTGACGCTCAAAAATGGTGAGCGAGTATTGGTGCGCCGGTTTCGCCGTTCGGACGGGAAAGCGTTGCTGCAATTTTTCACGGAAGGGCTGTCACCGGAAAGCCAACGACTTTACTCACTGCAACCGCTGGACGCTCAGTTGGTGAACTGGGTCGTCAGTGAGGCGGATGCGCCTGATATCTTACGCTTAGTCGCTCTGCAAGGGGAAGCGATCGTCGGCTATGCCTATTGGCGCCAGCAGATTTTTAAACGCGCGATGCCCTTGTTGAGTATCGCTGTCGCCGATGCCTACCAAGGGCTCGGTTTGGGCACGGCGTTGATGACCCTGCTGATTGAAGGGGCGCGCCTGAAGGGCATGGAGGGGCTTGAGTTACATGTTTTCAAGCACAATCACCGCGCGATCGCTCTGTACCGCAAATTGGGCTTTAAAGTCGTCGGGGATACCGATGAAGGGCGCCAATGGGTCATGGTTATGCAGTTTTATCACAAGCGGCGATAA
- the amhT gene encoding Ammonium/H(+) antiporter subunit AmhT, with amino-acid sequence MTAQTVLDGELAALAVALLGIVVGGVVARSLGVPLLLGYLLAGVGAQVVVRPTPSLHLLGTLGMVLLMFFLGMGFDWRLLLTGRRLGTIALNFLVNFGLPCVGLWALGCPLSGAFFVAMAVYPTSSAVTFTAFAQLRRLAYPETETCLWLSLGEDLTILILLGVAGAVVGSGTRWTTAALGFGFIVVMLIASVVLTRPLERLFARLPSELDNLVTLASVVALSTAAQAFGASEMLGAFLAGMLFSGTRDRSELEQRLLPLRELGTALFFFTFGLQMSLRLTPTTIGVSGALLVAGIAGKVIIGWIAGRVDALRTRAHRRLMMSLWARGELSALALLLSGETLPPFWRDAVSWFIVVSIVVGVVAIRYAERAAR; translated from the coding sequence ATGACAGCCCAAACGGTGCTGGATGGGGAGTTGGCGGCTTTGGCGGTGGCGTTGTTGGGCATCGTGGTGGGCGGGGTCGTAGCGCGGTCGTTGGGCGTCCCGCTATTGTTGGGCTATTTGCTGGCAGGCGTCGGCGCCCAAGTGGTGGTGCGCCCTACGCCCTCCTTACACTTGCTCGGCACCCTCGGTATGGTGCTGTTAATGTTCTTTCTGGGCATGGGATTTGATTGGCGGTTGCTGCTGACGGGACGACGGCTGGGCACTATCGCGTTGAACTTTCTCGTCAACTTCGGGCTGCCGTGCGTGGGGTTGTGGGCGTTGGGTTGCCCCTTGAGCGGGGCATTTTTCGTGGCGATGGCAGTTTACCCGACGAGTTCCGCGGTGACTTTCACCGCCTTTGCCCAACTGCGTCGGCTCGCTTATCCCGAAACGGAAACTTGCCTTTGGCTCTCGTTGGGCGAAGATTTGACGATACTGATACTGTTGGGTGTGGCGGGGGCGGTAGTCGGTAGCGGCACCCGGTGGACGACCGCCGCCCTCGGGTTCGGTTTCATCGTTGTCATGTTAATCGCCTCGGTCGTGCTGACGCGTCCGTTGGAACGCCTCTTTGCCCGGCTGCCGAGCGAACTGGACAACCTTGTGACTTTGGCGTCCGTTGTGGCGCTCAGCACAGCGGCGCAAGCCTTCGGTGCCTCGGAAATGTTGGGCGCCTTTTTGGCAGGCATGTTGTTCAGCGGCACTCGTGACCGCTCTGAATTGGAGCAACGGCTGCTACCGTTGCGGGAACTGGGCACGGCGCTGTTTTTCTTCACCTTTGGGCTGCAGATGTCGCTGCGGTTGACGCCCACCACGATTGGGGTGAGCGGCGCGTTGCTGGTCGCAGGTATTGCAGGGAAGGTTATCATCGGTTGGATCGCCGGGCGCGTGGACGCTTTGCGAACGCGGGCGCATCGGCGGCTGATGATGAGTTTGTGGGCACGAGGGGAGTTGTCGGCGTTAGCGCTGCTGCTCAGCGGTGAAACGCTGCCGCCCTTTTGGCGCGACGCTGTCAGTTGGTTCATCGTCGTCAGCATTGTGGTGGGCGTCGTTGCCATCCGTTACGCCGAGCGCGCCGCGCGGTAG
- a CDS encoding putative zinc protease, whose product MTTATEFKVEVAEHTLPNGLKVLVVPAHHAPVVSVWAFYRVGSRHEQLGLTGVSHWVEHMLFKGTPKFPKGQIARLIQKHGGTLNGHTTYDHTAYFETLPKENWLIGLDIEADRMTNALFDPQETELERGVILSELEMYENHPEHRLFTELAATAFQVHPYRNPIIGWRCDLERMTRDDLYQHYRRFYAPNNAFLVLSGDITVEEALPEVERRFGDLSPREVPPAISVKEPPQRGERRVRIKGHGELPLLAMVFHAPTYSVNGAHNEADALAPYALHLLADVLGQGRTARLYRRLVETQKAVSVWAGNHVHKEAALFGIFVTLTNQANLPEVEETVWSELQRLTQEPPTPEEIDRVLHCEEADFLRSLDGVTERAYHVGAYEVLGDWRLLNAYLARLYTVTPDLLLAAARRVFTETNRTVGWFEPIKDA is encoded by the coding sequence ATGACGACAGCGACGGAGTTCAAGGTAGAAGTCGCAGAACACACCCTCCCGAACGGGCTTAAGGTGCTGGTGGTGCCTGCCCACCACGCCCCCGTCGTGAGCGTTTGGGCGTTCTACCGCGTCGGTTCCCGCCACGAGCAGTTGGGGTTGACCGGTGTCAGCCACTGGGTGGAACATATGCTGTTTAAGGGCACCCCGAAGTTCCCCAAGGGACAGATCGCCCGGCTCATCCAAAAGCACGGCGGCACGCTCAACGGGCATACAACCTACGACCACACGGCTTACTTTGAAACTTTGCCCAAAGAAAACTGGCTCATCGGGCTGGACATTGAAGCCGACCGGATGACCAACGCCCTTTTTGACCCGCAGGAGACCGAACTGGAACGGGGCGTCATCCTCAGCGAACTGGAGATGTATGAGAACCACCCGGAGCACCGTTTGTTCACCGAGTTGGCAGCGACTGCCTTTCAGGTGCACCCCTACCGCAACCCGATTATCGGGTGGCGTTGCGATTTGGAGCGAATGACCCGTGACGACCTTTACCAACACTATCGGCGCTTTTACGCGCCCAATAACGCCTTCCTCGTCCTCAGCGGGGACATCACCGTGGAAGAAGCCCTGCCGGAGGTGGAGCGGCGCTTCGGCGATTTGAGCCCCCGCGAAGTGCCACCTGCCATCTCGGTGAAGGAACCGCCTCAACGCGGCGAACGACGGGTGCGGATCAAAGGGCACGGTGAACTCCCGCTGTTGGCGATGGTCTTCCATGCCCCGACTTATTCGGTGAACGGAGCCCATAATGAGGCGGACGCCCTCGCCCCCTACGCCCTGCACTTGCTTGCCGATGTGCTGGGACAGGGGCGCACCGCCCGCCTCTACCGTCGGCTGGTGGAAACGCAAAAAGCCGTCAGCGTGTGGGCGGGTAACCATGTGCACAAAGAGGCAGCACTTTTCGGTATCTTTGTGACCTTGACGAACCAAGCGAACCTGCCGGAAGTGGAAGAAACGGTCTGGTCGGAGTTGCAACGGCTGACCCAAGAGCCACCGACACCCGAAGAGATAGACCGCGTCCTCCATTGTGAGGAAGCCGATTTCCTGCGTTCGTTGGACGGGGTGACCGAGCGAGCCTATCATGTCGGCGCCTACGAAGTCCTCGGCGATTGGCGGTTGCTGAACGCTTACCTCGCCCGGCTGTATACTGTCACGCCCGACCTGCTTTTGGCAGCCGCTCGGCGAGTGTTCACCGAAACGAACCGCACCGTCGGTTGGTTTGAACCTATCAAAGATGCGTGA
- the rsmA gene encoding Ribosomal RNA small subunit methyltransferase A, with protein sequence MKKWRTIKVTERETTPTMQERAKRLALDPLNLCSVGTVRRLLLEHRIRPSKALGQNFLVSRSALAVIVETAALQPSDGVLEVGTGLGTLTAALAQRCRRTVSLEKDRRLFAIAVQQLAAFPNVVVYHADALVAQWRDLLERNADGVVRWKFVSNLPYAVSKPLLMRLLRERHLFADATVTVQREVAQRLVAKPGQSNYSVLSVAFQLYGEAHLAATLPPTSFFPPPEVWSTVVHIRFLPVPRVPVADERFFFRVAEAALMQRRKTLANALSGGLRLPKDRITAILRSCGIEPERRGETLTLVELARLADALKGDMEGLPYA encoded by the coding sequence TTGAAGAAATGGCGCACCATCAAGGTAACGGAGCGTGAAACAACGCCGACGATGCAAGAGCGTGCCAAGCGGCTGGCTTTGGACCCGCTCAACCTCTGTTCGGTGGGAACGGTGCGGCGGTTGCTGTTGGAGCACCGAATCCGTCCGTCCAAAGCGTTGGGGCAAAACTTCCTTGTCAGCCGTTCGGCGCTGGCGGTCATCGTGGAGACAGCCGCGTTACAACCGAGCGACGGGGTGTTGGAGGTCGGGACAGGGCTGGGTACCTTGACCGCTGCCCTTGCCCAGCGGTGTCGGCGCACCGTTTCGCTGGAGAAGGACCGACGACTGTTTGCCATCGCCGTCCAGCAACTGGCGGCGTTTCCCAATGTCGTCGTTTACCACGCCGACGCTTTAGTGGCACAGTGGCGGGATCTGCTGGAGCGCAACGCCGATGGTGTGGTCCGATGGAAGTTCGTCTCCAACTTACCGTATGCTGTCAGCAAGCCGCTGCTGATGCGCTTGTTACGGGAACGTCACCTCTTTGCCGACGCGACAGTAACGGTGCAGCGTGAGGTCGCCCAGCGGCTCGTGGCGAAACCGGGGCAAAGCAATTACAGCGTTCTGTCCGTTGCCTTCCAACTGTATGGGGAGGCACATTTAGCCGCAACGCTGCCACCGACCAGTTTCTTTCCGCCGCCCGAAGTGTGGTCAACGGTGGTGCACATTCGCTTTCTCCCTGTCCCGCGCGTTCCAGTCGCCGACGAACGGTTCTTTTTCCGCGTGGCGGAAGCAGCGCTGATGCAACGGCGCAAAACCCTTGCCAACGCCCTGAGCGGTGGGCTGCGACTGCCCAAAGACCGCATAACGGCTATTTTGCGGTCTTGCGGCATAGAGCCAGAACGGCGGGGGGAGACTTTAACGCTGGTGGAACTGGCGCGGTTAGCGGACGCCTTGAAAGGCGACATGGAGGGCTTGCCTTATGCCTGA